The genomic region CGAATGGTTAATGCATCATTTCCCTGTAAATCGAGCAGATCTTCAACTTCCCTATTGGACAGGATCTTAGGTAACTTTCGCTCCTTCTTTGGCGTTTCAATATGCAGACTGGGATCATGCTCCACATCTGTTTCCCGTATCAGAAACTGATGAAACGCTCTTATAGTAGAAAGAATCCGTGCAGTTGTTGAAGCTGTGCGCCCCTTATTATGTAGATCACTTAAAAATTGTAAAACATGAATACGCTGGATTTCCTTTGCGTCTGTAATCTCGCATTTTTCCTGTAAAAAAGTCGTATATTGATGTAAATCTCTTTCATAAGATCGAAGCGTATTTTCTGACAGGCCCCGCTCCACTTGCAAATAGTGTAAGAAATCCTTTGTTTCATGTCTCATATTCTATTCTCCTAATCGAAAAAAGATAGATAACCGATCCACCCAACGGGAATCCTCTAACTGAAAAACCTCAACCGCATCCCCTTTTGGCTGGTCGTAGCGATGGAAATCCTCATATTCCTCATGCATCAACTTCAAGCCATAGTAAAAGAAAAACGTACAGATTACAAAGACCAGAAAAACCTTTAAAAACTCCTTGAAATATTGGTACCATCCTGTCATCACTAAATCTCCTTTTATAACGGTCTGGTAAAAAGAAACCTAGTACAAGATATGCCAATATCAAGAGGATTTATACGATTTTTCTAAGATTTCCACACAATTCTAACGTAACGGAAAACAGTTCATTTGTAAATAGATGAAACCCGACAATCACATAGTTTGAATTTTA from Virgibacillus sp. MSP4-1 harbors:
- a CDS encoding DUF4227 family protein, whose protein sequence is MTGWYQYFKEFLKVFLVFVICTFFFYYGLKLMHEEYEDFHRYDQPKGDAVEVFQLEDSRWVDRLSIFFRLGE